One window of the Gemmatimonas sp. UBA7669 genome contains the following:
- a CDS encoding ABC transporter permease, with the protein MNHFTLALRMLRKTPFVTAVAVASLALGIGANAAIYSIFDQLLLQQLPVSAPQELVNFSAPGPKPGSTSCNQAGSCDDVFSYAMYRDLERLQTGFSGIAGHVQFGGNLAVDGEAMTVDGMYVTGSYFGVLGLAPALGRVIQPADDEPVGTHFVAVLSHDFWQNRFGGDRSVVGKSVMVNGRSLSVVGVAPAGFRGTTLGAEPDLFVPMSVRWPMSTLTNPYDDRRSYWMYVFGRLKPGLSMEQAGTQLNSVYRNLLAEVEAPLQQGMSDATMKLFRAKQVELSNGARGQTSIHREARTPILLLFSITGTVLLIACANIANLLLARGAGRATEMGVRLALGATRAQLLRQLLTESLVLAVLGGLASLLVAVWTLKAIAGFMPPEALRTINFSLQPSMVLFSGLVALGTGLVFGLFPALHSTRDDLITVIRAGAGQIAGGAVASRFRTVLVTAQIALSMALLISAGLFLKSLVNVSRTDLGLSTEQIATFRISPMRSGYDSTRATVLYEQVEQELAAMPGVTGVSNAVVAILNGNNWGTDVRVQGYDCGPDVDCNSRYNVVGTKFLDVLGMQLLGGREFTDSDRLGGARVAMVNEAFVRKFNLGKDVIGKFMSRNGNDTLNIQIVGLVKDAAYSEVKDEIPPLFFTPWRQEARTSALTFYVRTTQRPEDVLQSVQTLLRRMAPTVPVEDLKTLPQQVKENVFLDRMISTMASAFAVLATLLAAVGLYGVLAYSVTQRTREIGVRMALGADAARVRGLVMRQMALMTLIGSIIGIVAAFGLGRAAQSQLYQLEGHDPVVFSAAVLVLALVAFGAAWLPARRASQVHPMQALRYD; encoded by the coding sequence ATGAATCATTTCACGCTCGCCTTGCGCATGCTGCGCAAGACTCCGTTCGTCACGGCGGTTGCCGTGGCATCGTTGGCCCTTGGCATCGGCGCCAACGCCGCGATTTACTCGATTTTTGATCAGTTGCTCTTGCAACAATTGCCAGTCAGCGCGCCGCAGGAACTGGTGAACTTCTCAGCACCTGGTCCCAAGCCTGGCAGCACCAGTTGCAATCAGGCCGGTAGCTGTGACGATGTGTTCAGCTACGCCATGTACCGTGATCTCGAACGCCTGCAGACCGGCTTCTCGGGCATCGCGGGACATGTGCAATTCGGCGGGAATCTCGCCGTGGATGGCGAGGCCATGACGGTGGACGGCATGTACGTCACCGGGTCGTACTTCGGTGTGCTGGGTCTGGCGCCCGCGCTGGGCCGCGTCATCCAGCCGGCCGACGACGAACCGGTGGGCACACACTTCGTGGCCGTGCTGAGTCACGACTTCTGGCAGAATCGTTTTGGCGGCGACCGCAGCGTGGTTGGCAAGTCGGTCATGGTGAATGGTCGTTCGCTCTCCGTGGTGGGTGTGGCACCGGCCGGGTTCCGTGGTACGACGCTGGGCGCGGAGCCCGACCTCTTCGTGCCCATGAGCGTGCGCTGGCCCATGTCCACGCTCACCAACCCGTACGACGATCGTCGCTCCTATTGGATGTATGTGTTCGGTCGTCTCAAGCCGGGCCTGAGCATGGAGCAGGCAGGCACGCAACTCAACAGCGTGTATCGCAATCTGCTGGCCGAGGTCGAGGCGCCGCTCCAGCAGGGCATGAGCGACGCCACCATGAAGCTCTTTCGCGCCAAGCAGGTGGAACTCAGCAACGGTGCGCGTGGGCAGACCAGCATCCACCGCGAAGCCCGCACGCCCATTCTGTTGCTCTTCTCCATTACCGGCACCGTGCTGCTGATTGCCTGCGCGAACATCGCCAATCTGCTGTTGGCGCGCGGTGCGGGCCGGGCCACCGAAATGGGCGTGCGGCTCGCGCTGGGCGCCACGCGCGCGCAGTTGCTGCGGCAGTTGCTCACCGAATCTCTGGTGCTGGCCGTACTCGGTGGACTGGCCAGCCTGCTGGTGGCGGTGTGGACGCTCAAGGCCATCGCCGGCTTCATGCCGCCCGAGGCACTGCGCACCATCAACTTCTCGCTGCAGCCCTCCATGGTGCTGTTCTCCGGTTTGGTGGCGCTGGGCACCGGTCTGGTGTTCGGCCTCTTTCCGGCCTTGCACAGCACCCGCGATGATCTCATCACCGTCATTCGTGCGGGTGCCGGGCAGATTGCCGGCGGTGCGGTGGCCTCGCGTTTTCGCACGGTGCTGGTCACAGCGCAAATCGCGCTCTCCATGGCCCTGCTCATTTCCGCCGGCCTCTTTCTCAAGAGCCTCGTGAACGTGAGTCGTACCGATTTGGGCTTGAGTACCGAACAGATTGCCACCTTCCGTATCTCGCCCATGCGCAGCGGCTACGACAGCACACGAGCCACCGTGCTGTACGAGCAGGTGGAGCAGGAGCTCGCCGCCATGCCGGGCGTCACGGGCGTGTCGAACGCGGTGGTGGCCATCCTCAATGGCAACAATTGGGGTACCGATGTGCGCGTGCAGGGCTACGACTGCGGGCCCGATGTCGACTGCAACAGCCGCTACAACGTGGTCGGCACGAAGTTCCTCGACGTGCTCGGCATGCAGTTGCTGGGCGGACGCGAGTTCACCGACAGCGATCGCCTGGGCGGCGCACGCGTGGCCATGGTCAACGAAGCCTTCGTGCGCAAGTTCAACCTGGGCAAGGACGTGATCGGCAAGTTCATGTCCCGCAATGGCAACGACACGCTCAATATCCAGATCGTCGGTCTCGTGAAGGACGCGGCCTACAGCGAAGTGAAGGACGAAATTCCTCCGCTCTTCTTCACGCCCTGGCGCCAGGAAGCGCGCACGAGTGCGCTCACCTTCTACGTGCGCACCACGCAGCGCCCGGAAGACGTGCTGCAGTCGGTCCAGACGCTGCTGCGCCGCATGGCGCCCACCGTCCCGGTGGAAGATCTCAAAACGTTGCCGCAGCAGGTCAAGGAGAATGTGTTCCTCGATCGCATGATCAGCACCATGGCTTCGGCGTTTGCGGTCCTGGCCACCCTGCTGGCGGCGGTGGGTCTCTACGGCGTGCTGGCCTACTCCGTCACCCAACGCACGCGCGAGATCGGTGTGCGCATGGCACTTGGCGCCGACGCCGCGCGCGTGCGTGGTCTCGTGATGCGGCAGATGGCACTCATGACACTCATCGGTTCGATCATCGGTATCGTCGCCGCCTTTGGACTGGGCCGCGCGGCCCAGTCCCAGCTGTATCAGCTCGAGGGACATGACCCCGTGGTCTTCAGCGCCGCGGTACTGGTGCTCGCGCTCGTCGCGTTCGGGGCCGCCTGGTTGCCGGCGCGCCGCGCCTCGCAGGTGCATCCGATGCAGGCCCTGCGCTACGACTGA
- a CDS encoding ABC transporter ATP-binding protein — protein sequence MSAAAEPLIHMQGIRKVFLTDEVETHALQDVHFAIAKGEYVAIAGPSGCGKTTLLSILGLLDTPTDGEYRIAGTSVARLAAVDRARVRNREIGFIFQAFNLIGDLTVWENVELPLTYREMDAAERKARVQQALEKVGMTHRAKHYPPQLSGGQQQRVAVARAVAGDPAILLADEPTGNLDSRNGEAVMQLLQELHAAGSTICMVTHDARYAQHAQRTVHLFDGRVVETPVPDRELAMA from the coding sequence ATGTCAGCTGCTGCCGAACCGCTCATTCACATGCAGGGCATTCGCAAGGTCTTCCTCACCGACGAGGTGGAGACGCATGCTTTGCAAGATGTGCACTTTGCCATTGCGAAAGGTGAGTACGTGGCCATTGCGGGTCCGTCAGGCTGCGGCAAGACGACACTGCTGTCCATCCTCGGCCTGCTCGATACGCCAACCGACGGCGAGTATCGTATTGCCGGCACCTCGGTGGCGCGGCTTGCGGCGGTCGACCGCGCGCGTGTTCGCAATCGCGAGATCGGCTTCATCTTCCAGGCCTTCAACCTGATTGGCGACCTCACGGTGTGGGAGAACGTGGAGCTGCCCCTCACCTACCGCGAGATGGACGCGGCAGAGCGGAAGGCTCGCGTGCAACAGGCGCTCGAGAAGGTGGGCATGACGCACCGCGCGAAGCACTATCCGCCGCAGCTGTCGGGCGGTCAGCAGCAGCGTGTGGCGGTGGCCCGTGCGGTGGCGGGTGACCCGGCCATTCTTCTGGCCGACGAGCCCACCGGCAATCTGGACTCGCGCAATGGCGAGGCCGTCATGCAGTTGCTGCAGGAACTGCACGCGGCCGGGTCCACGATCTGCATGGTCACGCACGACGCGCGCTACGCGCAGCATGCGCAGCGCACGGTCCACCTGTTTGACGGGCGGGTGGTGGAGACGCCCGTCCCCGACCGGGAACTGGCCATGGCGTGA
- a CDS encoding HEAT repeat domain-containing protein has translation MPLEFVYAAALAMLLTQLRQNAPIAEILTSVQRLCALARVGSVRLTRDLFAEHPHEGVAEAVAVLHDAMAGLDLARIDIDSTTTDTEFIKLGGLLNLEHDPSGEALREAARDLGLWNIRLWFEGDNVPTGGVPVSAAQTRNDSAADVAARGAAARGAAVAAVESGELEDALARQDARATCRILYDAMHTSAFATGATREALHLVVEALVTEQAELNTVQAVLEHARETGARTVFTHLMAAPDVHERRLLFDVAAALPDIVPVAREHISNGTWYVVRNAAALLGESKQPAAVDDLTRLLKHSDARVRMAAVVALGKIGGQTAMTRLESVLFDPSVDVRNRALSIVFSAPDSDAAATTRVSVNEEELTLEYQLEVIAALAHVQTTRARNRLAELARQDSHALDVLQVRLAAIGALCTGHRPAADVVLGSLRDDPSAIVRERVQAALG, from the coding sequence TTGCCCCTCGAGTTCGTCTATGCCGCCGCGTTGGCGATGCTGCTCACGCAACTACGGCAAAACGCACCGATCGCCGAAATCCTCACGAGTGTTCAGCGCCTCTGCGCGCTGGCGCGTGTTGGCAGTGTCCGTCTCACGCGAGACCTCTTCGCGGAGCATCCACACGAAGGGGTAGCCGAGGCGGTGGCGGTGCTGCATGACGCGATGGCCGGCCTGGATCTCGCGCGCATCGATATCGACTCCACCACGACCGACACGGAGTTCATCAAGCTGGGCGGGCTGCTCAATCTCGAGCACGATCCCAGTGGCGAGGCGCTCCGTGAAGCGGCGCGTGACCTGGGGCTCTGGAACATCCGTCTCTGGTTTGAGGGCGACAATGTGCCGACCGGCGGTGTGCCGGTGTCTGCCGCGCAGACCCGCAACGACTCCGCCGCCGACGTCGCGGCACGTGGCGCCGCGGCGCGCGGTGCGGCTGTGGCAGCGGTAGAATCGGGCGAGCTCGAAGACGCACTGGCGAGACAGGACGCGCGCGCAACCTGCCGCATTCTGTACGATGCGATGCATACCTCGGCCTTTGCCACCGGGGCCACCCGCGAAGCGCTGCATCTGGTGGTCGAGGCGCTGGTTACGGAGCAGGCGGAGCTCAACACCGTGCAGGCGGTGTTGGAACATGCGCGCGAGACGGGTGCACGCACCGTGTTCACGCACCTCATGGCGGCACCCGATGTGCACGAACGGCGTCTGTTGTTCGATGTGGCCGCGGCCTTGCCGGACATCGTGCCCGTCGCGCGCGAGCACATCAGCAACGGCACCTGGTACGTGGTGCGCAATGCGGCGGCCTTGCTGGGCGAGTCCAAGCAACCGGCGGCCGTGGACGATCTCACACGGCTGCTCAAGCACAGTGACGCCCGAGTGCGCATGGCCGCTGTGGTGGCACTCGGAAAGATCGGCGGGCAAACGGCCATGACCCGCCTCGAGTCGGTGCTGTTTGATCCGTCGGTGGATGTGCGCAACCGCGCGCTGTCCATCGTGTTTTCGGCGCCAGATAGCGATGCGGCAGCGACCACGCGTGTCTCAGTGAATGAAGAGGAGTTGACCCTCGAGTACCAACTGGAAGTGATCGCCGCGCTCGCCCACGTGCAGACGACCCGTGCGCGGAACCGACTTGCTGAGCTGGCCAGACAGGACAGCCACGCGCTCGATGTGCTGCAGGTGCGCTTGGCCGCCATCGGCGCGCTGTGCACCGGCCATCGTCCCGCGGCCGATGTGGTACTCGGCAGCCTGCGCGACGACCCCAGTGCCATCGTACGAGAACGGGTACAGGCCGCGTTGGGCTGA
- a CDS encoding efflux RND transporter periplasmic adaptor subunit, whose protein sequence is MDIVRTPQKSYKKPALIAGGVTLLAAVTLALTRLDPAMPTVDRATVLIDTVQRGDVVREVRGPGTLVPEQIRWITAQASARVERLHVESGQKVGSGELLLELSNPDLQIQTMQAEQQVRQAEIDLINLRTNLRSAILTQEGTVASTRTQWVSSTQEARAADSLVRLGLVPAFEAANRKASAEEFTTRLRVEQERLALMRAAIDSQIAVQASRVTQLAAIAQNQQARLRSLQVRAPDGGVLQELTLQLGQWVPEGTALAKVVQPGRLKAVLRIPESQAKDVQLGQTASVDTRNGLVTGRVIRKDPSAQGGSVTIDVALEGPLPAGAVPDLSVDGTIVIDKLSNVLYAGRPALSVGSGNAALFKLEADGRTAVRVPVVLGRSSVNTIEIVNGLSQGDRIILSDLGSNANAERIRIK, encoded by the coding sequence ATGGATATCGTCCGCACTCCCCAAAAGTCCTACAAGAAACCGGCACTCATCGCCGGTGGCGTGACGCTGCTGGCCGCCGTTACGCTCGCGCTGACACGGCTCGACCCCGCCATGCCCACGGTGGACCGCGCCACCGTGCTCATTGACACCGTGCAGCGCGGCGATGTCGTGCGCGAGGTGCGCGGGCCCGGCACGCTGGTCCCAGAACAAATTCGCTGGATCACGGCGCAGGCCTCGGCGCGCGTGGAGCGTCTGCATGTGGAGTCAGGGCAAAAGGTGGGCAGCGGCGAACTGCTGCTCGAATTGTCGAATCCCGATCTGCAGATCCAGACCATGCAGGCCGAACAGCAGGTGCGGCAGGCTGAGATCGATCTCATCAACCTGCGCACCAATCTTCGCAGTGCCATCCTCACGCAGGAGGGCACGGTGGCCTCCACCCGCACGCAGTGGGTGAGCAGTACGCAGGAAGCGCGTGCCGCCGACTCGCTCGTGCGACTTGGTCTCGTGCCTGCCTTCGAGGCCGCCAATCGCAAGGCCTCGGCGGAAGAGTTCACCACCCGCCTGCGTGTCGAGCAGGAACGTCTCGCGCTCATGCGCGCCGCGATCGACTCGCAGATTGCCGTACAGGCTTCGCGCGTGACGCAACTGGCGGCCATCGCGCAGAATCAGCAGGCGCGACTGCGCTCGCTGCAGGTGCGCGCGCCGGATGGCGGGGTGCTGCAGGAACTCACGCTGCAGCTGGGACAGTGGGTGCCCGAGGGCACCGCGCTGGCCAAGGTGGTGCAACCCGGCCGGCTCAAGGCCGTGCTGCGCATTCCCGAGTCGCAGGCCAAGGACGTGCAGCTCGGTCAGACCGCCTCGGTGGATACGCGCAATGGCCTCGTAACGGGACGTGTCATCCGAAAGGATCCGTCTGCGCAGGGTGGCTCGGTCACCATCGATGTGGCGCTCGAGGGCCCACTGCCAGCCGGCGCCGTGCCGGATCTCAGCGTGGATGGCACCATCGTCATCGACAAGCTCAGCAACGTGCTGTATGCCGGACGCCCGGCGCTCAGCGTGGGCAGTGGCAACGCTGCGCTCTTCAAACTCGAGGCCGACGGCCGTACGGCCGTGCGCGTACCGGTCGTGCTCGGGCGCAGTTCGGTCAACACCATCGAGATCGTGAACGGTCTCAGCCAAGGCGATCGCATCATCCTGTCCGATCTCGGCAGCAACGCCAACGCCGAACGCATCCGCATCAAGTAA